Proteins from a single region of Gossypium arboreum isolate Shixiya-1 chromosome 1, ASM2569848v2, whole genome shotgun sequence:
- the LOC108483303 gene encoding TNF receptor-associated factor homolog 1a-like isoform X4 has protein sequence MTGIVSEESGGDRSVEGISNGQCFQSGEALAEWRSSEQVENGTPSTSPPYWDSDDDYDSGLKPSELYGKYTWKIEKFSQINKRELRSNAFEIGGYKWYILIYPQGCDVCNHLSLFLCVANHDKLLPGWSHFAQFTIAVVNKDPKKSKYSDTLHRFWKKEHDWGWKKFMELSKLYDGFIESDTLIIKAQVQVVREKVDRPFRCLDRQYRRELVRVYLTNVEQICCRFLDDRRNKLGSLIEDKATWSSFCAFWFGIDQSTRCRMSREKTDVILKVVVKHFFIEKEVTSTLVMDSLYSGLKALEVQSKGNKTKSKLLDAEEMPAPIVHVEKDMFVLVDDVLVLLERAAALEPLPPKDEKGPQNRSKDGNSGGDFNKDSIERDERRLTELGRRTVEIFILSHIFSNKIEVAYQEAVAWKRQEELIREEAAWLAESEQKAKRGASEKEKKSKKKQAKQKRNNRKSKDKGREEKAFVAAKEKHQEDNRDNEKDASMMVEVRLVPEKSYLPDDVSDVSEAVDCGIEALQPDSEDRCASPVGWDTDTSEVHPPTEASSSGISSLSCMQNEVADKRSPSTMDDSSSTCSTDSVPSVVTNVSYKGNLYSNNQNKKSPSRGKNQRSKTSSDDGSWTTETDNQPPSPALDGGDCNDASESSKAGESESEAALSSSLDQTTWDDQDSLKKEVILLQKKPSTHDPVDLERPKVKTVAIPSSPRNLLPTAKFRSDYSIAGSVGSVLVRKASSNDLRQSDQPASSKTSIQMTSIPKSEIQKAATSKPAENPVTPQVPVMSSPSSAPQISSLRPMAPVVSMVQTTAVLSRSVSAAGCLGPSTTPATSCVPQSYRNALGNHVAPGSSHPKFSSSVAYSQPPALVPAPVYIPRSSERMDPNSVQPGFPFGMVIRDSLPNAPGWMESSQRDATTSCTTGRQTQGVFADEFPHLDIINDLLDEEHNVGRVARSATRFHSLGLLNRHVSSPSNLGMLGETVSSCGFEQAWSYWNNGFQQGYRNSLGNHCDTSREYIPQPSPLPNADGLIDGLTPTHWPMASLGMRNADAVSYPFYGREYSNLVCGVNGYSVFRPSDGL, from the exons ATGACTGGGATTGTAAGTGAGGAGTCTGGAGGGGATAGGTCGGTGGAGGGGATTTCAAATGGGCAGTGTTTTCAATCAGGGGAAGCATTGGCAGAATGGCGGTCTTCCGAGCAGGTGGAAAATGGAACACCTTCAACCTCACCCCCTTATTGGGACTCTGACGATGATTATGATAGTG GGCTGAAGCCTTCTGAATTATATGGGAAGTATACATGGAAGATAGAGAAATTTTCGCAGATTAACAAAAGAGAACTTCGCAGTAATGCATTTGAAATTGGTGGCTACAAGTG GTACATTTTAATTTATCCACAAGGTTGTGATGTTTGCAATCATCTCTCATTGTTTCTCTGTGTTGCAAATCACGACAAACTTCTTCCAG GTTGGAGTCATTTTGCACAGTTTACAATAGCTGTTGTGAATAAAGAtccaaagaaatcaaaatattcaG ATACTTTACatcgattttggaagaaagagCATGACTGGGGATGGAAAAAGTTTATGGAGCTCTCAAAACTTTATGATGGATTTATAGAATCTGACACACTAATCATAAAAGCTCAAGTTCAAGTGGTTAG GGAGAAAGTAGACCGCCCTTTTCGTTGCCTTGATCGTCAATATAGGAGAGAACTTGTTAGAGTATATTTGACAAATGTAGAGCAAATATGTTGCCGTTTTTTGGATGACAGACGAAACAAACTGGGGAGCTTGATAGAAGACAAAGCTACGTGGTCAAG CTTTTGTGCATTTTGGTTTGGGATAGACCAAAGTACCAGATGCCGAATGTCTAGGGAGAAAACAGATGTGATTTTGAAAGTAGTTGTGAAGCACTTTTTTATAGAGAAGGAGGTGACATCTACTTTGGTAATGGATTCGCTATATAGTGGGTTGAAGGCTCTCGAAGTCCAGAGTAAAGGCAACAAAACAAAGTCAAAATTATTGGATGCTGAAGAAATGCCAGCTCCAATTGTTCATGTTGAAAAAGATATGTTTGTATTAGTGGATGATGTGCTAGTTCTTCTAGAAAGGGCCGCTGCTTTAGAACCATTACCACCGAAAGATGAGAAAGGTCCCCAAAACCGATCAAAG GATGGGAATTCTGGAGGGGATTTCAACAAAGATTCAATTGAGCGTGATGAAAGGCGCCTTACAGAATTGGGCCGCAGGACAGTGGAAATATTTATTCTCTCTCATATTTTCAG CAACAAAATAGAAGTTGCCTACCAGGAAGCTGTTGCTTGGAAGAGGCAAGAAGAGCTCATCCGGGAAGAAGCTGCATGGCTGGCTGAAAGCGAGCAGAAGGCTAAACGAGGAGCATCTGAGAAAGAGAAAAAATCTAAGAAAAAACAG GCTAAGCAAAAACGAAATAATCGAAAAAGCAAAGATAAAGGGAGGGAGGAAAAGGCTTTTGTGGCAGCGAAGGAGAAACACCAGGAAGATAACCGAGACAATGAAAAGGATGCCTCTATGATGGTGGAGGTGCGGCTGGTGCCTGAAAAATCTTATCTTCCAGATGATGTTTCCGATGTTTCTGAAGCTGTTGATTGTGGCATTGAAGCTCTTCAGCCTGATTCAGAAGACAGATGTGCTAGTCCTGTTGGTTGGGATACAGATACATCCGAAGTTCACCCTCCCACAGAAGCTAGTAGCAGTGGAATAAGTAGCTTatcatgtatgcaaaatgaagTAGCTGATAAAAGGAGCCCATCTACGATGGATGATAGTTCCTCAACATGTTCGACAGATTCGGTACCATCAGTGGTAACAAATGTCTCCTATAAAGGCAACTTATATTCAAACAACCAAAATAAGAAATCACCTAGCAG GGGAAAGAACCAGCGAAGTAAAACGTCAAGTGATGATGGTAGTTGGACCACAGAAACTGATAATCAGCCGCCTTCCCCTGCATTAGATGGAGGGGATTGTAATGATGCTTCTGAAAGCAGCAAGGCAGGTGAATCCGAGTCCGAGGCTGCTCTTTCCTCCTCGCTGGATCAGACTACGTGGGATGACCAGGATTCTCTTAAGAAG GAAGTTATTTTGCTGCAAAAGAAACCAAGCACCCACGATCCGGTTGATTTAGAAAGGCCTAAGGTGAAGACAGTTGCTATACCATCCTCTCCGAGAAATCTGCTACCTACTGCTAAGTTTAGGTCAGATTACAGTATTGCTGGCAGTGTAGGTTCTGTGCTAGTTAGGAAGGCATCGTCAAATGACCTGCGGCAGAGTGATCAACCTGCATCTTCGAAAACATCGAtccaaatgactagtataccaaAATCCGAGATTCAAAAGGCTGCAACTTCAAAACCAGCTGAAAATCCTGTGACCCCACAAGTGCCTGTGATGTCAAGTCCCTCTAGTGCTCCTCAAATTTCTAGTCTTAGGCCAATGGCTCCTGTTGTTTCTATGGTTCAAACAACTGCAGTTCTTTCCCGTTCTGTTAGCGCAGCTGGCTGTTTAGGTCCCAGCACAACCCCAGCTACAAGTTGTGTTCCTCAATCTTACAGAAATGCCTTGGGTAACCATGTTGCTCCTGGTTCTAGTCATCCTAAATTCTCTAGCTCAGTAGCATACTCACAACCACCAGCCTTGGTACCTGCACCAGTGTATATACCCCGGAGCTCAGAGAGAATGGACCCAAATTCTGTGCAACCAGGCTTTCCATTTGGCATGGTAATTCGGGATAGCCTGCCAAATGCACCCGGGTGGATGGAGAGTTCTCAAAGGGATGCCACTACAA GCTGTACAACCGGACGTCAGACCCAAGGTGTCTTTGCCGACGAGTTCCCCCATCTCGATATCATCAATGACTTGCTTGACGAGGAACACAATGTGGGGAGGGTAGCCAGGTCAGCAACACGCTTCCATTCTCTTGGTTTATTAAACCGTCATGTTTCGTCTCCATCCAATTTGGGCATGTTGGGTGAGACAGTATCCTCATGCGGGTTTGAACAAGCATGGAGTTACTGGAACAATGGGTTCCAACAAGGTTACAGAAATTCCTTGGGAAACCATTGCGATACATCGAGGGAATATATTCCACAACCTAGCCCCCTACCTAATGCCGATGGACTAATTGATGGATTGACCCCAACACATTGGCCAATGGCTTCACTTGGCATGAGGAATGCTGATGCAGTCAGTTATCCATTCTACGGTCGAGAGTATTCTAATCTGGTCTGTGGTGTCAACGGCTATTCAGTATTCCGACCATCCGATGGACTCTAA
- the LOC108483303 gene encoding TNF receptor-associated factor homolog 1a-like isoform X2 produces the protein MTGIVSEESGGDRSVEGISNGQCFQSGEALAEWRSSEQVENGTPSTSPPYWDSDDDYDSGLKPSELYGKYTWKIEKFSQINKRELRSNAFEIGGYKWYILIYPQGCDVCNHLSLFLCVANHDKLLPGLILSLNFNFDSLSYCILLLDLYGSSLYSKTGWSHFAQFTIAVVNKDPKKSKYSDTLHRFWKKEHDWGWKKFMELSKLYDGFIESDTLIIKAQVQVVREKVDRPFRCLDRQYRRELVRVYLTNVEQICCRFLDDRRNKLGSLIEDKATWSSFCAFWFGIDQSTRCRMSREKTDVILKVVVKHFFIEKEVTSTLVMDSLYSGLKALEVQSKGNKTKSKLLDAEEMPAPIVHVEKDMFVLVDDVLVLLERAAALEPLPPKDEKGPQNRSKDGNSGGDFNKDSIERDERRLTELGRRTVEIFILSHIFSNKIEVAYQEAVAWKRQEELIREEAAWLAESEQKAKRGASEKEKKSKKKQAKQKRNNRKSKDKGREEKAFVAAKEKHQEDNRDNEKDASMMVEVRLVPEKSYLPDDVSDVSEAVDCGIEALQPDSEDRCASPVGWDTDTSEVHPPTEASSSGISSLSCMQNEVADKRSPSTMDDSSSTCSTDSVPSVVTNVSYKGNLYSNNQNKKSPSRGKNQRSKTSSDDGSWTTETDNQPPSPALDGGDCNDASESSKAGESESEAALSSSLDQTTWDDQDSLKKEVILLQKKPSTHDPVDLERPKVKTVAIPSSPRNLLPTAKFRSDYSIAGSVGSVLVRKASSNDLRQSDQPASSKTSIQMTSIPKSEIQKAATSKPAENPVTPQVPVMSSPSSAPQISSLRPMAPVVSMVQTTAVLSRSVSAAGCLGPSTTPATSCVPQSYRNALGNHVAPGSSHPKFSSSVAYSQPPALVPAPVYIPRSSERMDPNSVQPGFPFGMVIRDSLPNAPGWMESSQRDATTSCTTGRQTQGVFADEFPHLDIINDLLDEEHNVGRVARSATRFHSLGLLNRHVSSPSNLGMLGETVSSCGFEQAWSYWNNGFQQGYRNSLGNHCDTSREYIPQPSPLPNADGLIDGLTPTHWPMASLGMRNADAVSYPFYGREYSNLVCGVNGYSVFRPSDGL, from the exons ATGACTGGGATTGTAAGTGAGGAGTCTGGAGGGGATAGGTCGGTGGAGGGGATTTCAAATGGGCAGTGTTTTCAATCAGGGGAAGCATTGGCAGAATGGCGGTCTTCCGAGCAGGTGGAAAATGGAACACCTTCAACCTCACCCCCTTATTGGGACTCTGACGATGATTATGATAGTG GGCTGAAGCCTTCTGAATTATATGGGAAGTATACATGGAAGATAGAGAAATTTTCGCAGATTAACAAAAGAGAACTTCGCAGTAATGCATTTGAAATTGGTGGCTACAAGTG GTACATTTTAATTTATCCACAAGGTTGTGATGTTTGCAATCATCTCTCATTGTTTCTCTGTGTTGCAAATCACGACAAACTTCTTCCAGGTTTGATATTATCACTAAATTTCAATTTCGATTCACTATCATATTGTATTCTGTTATTGGACTTATATGGTTCCTCTCTCTACTCCAAGACAGGTTGGAGTCATTTTGCACAGTTTACAATAGCTGTTGTGAATAAAGAtccaaagaaatcaaaatattcaG ATACTTTACatcgattttggaagaaagagCATGACTGGGGATGGAAAAAGTTTATGGAGCTCTCAAAACTTTATGATGGATTTATAGAATCTGACACACTAATCATAAAAGCTCAAGTTCAAGTGGTTAG GGAGAAAGTAGACCGCCCTTTTCGTTGCCTTGATCGTCAATATAGGAGAGAACTTGTTAGAGTATATTTGACAAATGTAGAGCAAATATGTTGCCGTTTTTTGGATGACAGACGAAACAAACTGGGGAGCTTGATAGAAGACAAAGCTACGTGGTCAAG CTTTTGTGCATTTTGGTTTGGGATAGACCAAAGTACCAGATGCCGAATGTCTAGGGAGAAAACAGATGTGATTTTGAAAGTAGTTGTGAAGCACTTTTTTATAGAGAAGGAGGTGACATCTACTTTGGTAATGGATTCGCTATATAGTGGGTTGAAGGCTCTCGAAGTCCAGAGTAAAGGCAACAAAACAAAGTCAAAATTATTGGATGCTGAAGAAATGCCAGCTCCAATTGTTCATGTTGAAAAAGATATGTTTGTATTAGTGGATGATGTGCTAGTTCTTCTAGAAAGGGCCGCTGCTTTAGAACCATTACCACCGAAAGATGAGAAAGGTCCCCAAAACCGATCAAAG GATGGGAATTCTGGAGGGGATTTCAACAAAGATTCAATTGAGCGTGATGAAAGGCGCCTTACAGAATTGGGCCGCAGGACAGTGGAAATATTTATTCTCTCTCATATTTTCAG CAACAAAATAGAAGTTGCCTACCAGGAAGCTGTTGCTTGGAAGAGGCAAGAAGAGCTCATCCGGGAAGAAGCTGCATGGCTGGCTGAAAGCGAGCAGAAGGCTAAACGAGGAGCATCTGAGAAAGAGAAAAAATCTAAGAAAAAACAG GCTAAGCAAAAACGAAATAATCGAAAAAGCAAAGATAAAGGGAGGGAGGAAAAGGCTTTTGTGGCAGCGAAGGAGAAACACCAGGAAGATAACCGAGACAATGAAAAGGATGCCTCTATGATGGTGGAGGTGCGGCTGGTGCCTGAAAAATCTTATCTTCCAGATGATGTTTCCGATGTTTCTGAAGCTGTTGATTGTGGCATTGAAGCTCTTCAGCCTGATTCAGAAGACAGATGTGCTAGTCCTGTTGGTTGGGATACAGATACATCCGAAGTTCACCCTCCCACAGAAGCTAGTAGCAGTGGAATAAGTAGCTTatcatgtatgcaaaatgaagTAGCTGATAAAAGGAGCCCATCTACGATGGATGATAGTTCCTCAACATGTTCGACAGATTCGGTACCATCAGTGGTAACAAATGTCTCCTATAAAGGCAACTTATATTCAAACAACCAAAATAAGAAATCACCTAGCAG GGGAAAGAACCAGCGAAGTAAAACGTCAAGTGATGATGGTAGTTGGACCACAGAAACTGATAATCAGCCGCCTTCCCCTGCATTAGATGGAGGGGATTGTAATGATGCTTCTGAAAGCAGCAAGGCAGGTGAATCCGAGTCCGAGGCTGCTCTTTCCTCCTCGCTGGATCAGACTACGTGGGATGACCAGGATTCTCTTAAGAAG GAAGTTATTTTGCTGCAAAAGAAACCAAGCACCCACGATCCGGTTGATTTAGAAAGGCCTAAGGTGAAGACAGTTGCTATACCATCCTCTCCGAGAAATCTGCTACCTACTGCTAAGTTTAGGTCAGATTACAGTATTGCTGGCAGTGTAGGTTCTGTGCTAGTTAGGAAGGCATCGTCAAATGACCTGCGGCAGAGTGATCAACCTGCATCTTCGAAAACATCGAtccaaatgactagtataccaaAATCCGAGATTCAAAAGGCTGCAACTTCAAAACCAGCTGAAAATCCTGTGACCCCACAAGTGCCTGTGATGTCAAGTCCCTCTAGTGCTCCTCAAATTTCTAGTCTTAGGCCAATGGCTCCTGTTGTTTCTATGGTTCAAACAACTGCAGTTCTTTCCCGTTCTGTTAGCGCAGCTGGCTGTTTAGGTCCCAGCACAACCCCAGCTACAAGTTGTGTTCCTCAATCTTACAGAAATGCCTTGGGTAACCATGTTGCTCCTGGTTCTAGTCATCCTAAATTCTCTAGCTCAGTAGCATACTCACAACCACCAGCCTTGGTACCTGCACCAGTGTATATACCCCGGAGCTCAGAGAGAATGGACCCAAATTCTGTGCAACCAGGCTTTCCATTTGGCATGGTAATTCGGGATAGCCTGCCAAATGCACCCGGGTGGATGGAGAGTTCTCAAAGGGATGCCACTACAA GCTGTACAACCGGACGTCAGACCCAAGGTGTCTTTGCCGACGAGTTCCCCCATCTCGATATCATCAATGACTTGCTTGACGAGGAACACAATGTGGGGAGGGTAGCCAGGTCAGCAACACGCTTCCATTCTCTTGGTTTATTAAACCGTCATGTTTCGTCTCCATCCAATTTGGGCATGTTGGGTGAGACAGTATCCTCATGCGGGTTTGAACAAGCATGGAGTTACTGGAACAATGGGTTCCAACAAGGTTACAGAAATTCCTTGGGAAACCATTGCGATACATCGAGGGAATATATTCCACAACCTAGCCCCCTACCTAATGCCGATGGACTAATTGATGGATTGACCCCAACACATTGGCCAATGGCTTCACTTGGCATGAGGAATGCTGATGCAGTCAGTTATCCATTCTACGGTCGAGAGTATTCTAATCTGGTCTGTGGTGTCAACGGCTATTCAGTATTCCGACCATCCGATGGACTCTAA
- the LOC108483303 gene encoding TNF receptor-associated factor homolog 1a-like isoform X1 translates to MTGIVSEESGGDRSVEGISNGQCFQSGEALAEWRSSEQVENGTPSTSPPYWDSDDDYDSGLKPSELYGKYTWKIEKFSQINKRELRSNAFEIGGYKWYILIYPQGCDVCNHLSLFLCVANHDKLLPGLILSLNFNFDSLSYCILLLDLYGSSLYSKTGWSHFAQFTIAVVNKDPKKSKYSDTLHRFWKKEHDWGWKKFMELSKLYDGFIESDTLIIKAQVQVVREKVDRPFRCLDRQYRRELVRVYLTNVEQICCRFLDDRRNKLGSLIEDKATWSSFCAFWFGIDQSTRCRMSREKTDVILKVVVKHFFIEKEVTSTLVMDSLYSGLKALEVQSKGNKTKSKLLDAEEMPAPIVHVEKDMFVLVDDVLVLLERAAALEPLPPKDEKGPQNRSKDGNSGGDFNKDSIERDERRLTELGRRTVEIFILSHIFSNKIEVAYQEAVAWKRQEELIREEAAWLAESEQKAKRGASEKEKKSKKKQAKQKRNNRKSKDKGREEKAFVAAKEKHQEDNRDNEKDASMMVEVRLVPEKSYLPDDVSDVSEAVDCGIEALQPDSEDRCASPVGWDTDTSEVHPPTEASSSGISSLSCMQNEVADKRSPSTMDDSSSTCSTDSVPSVVTNVSYKGNLYSNNQNKKSPSRGKNQRSKTSSDDGSWTTETDNQPPSPALDGGDCNDASESSKAGESESEAALSSSLDQTTWDDQDSLKKEVILLQKKPSTHDPVDLERPKVKTVAIPSSPRNLLPTAKFRSDYSIAGSVGSVLVRKASSNDLRQSDQPASSKTSIQMTSIPKSEIQKAATSKPAENPVTPQVPVMSSPSSAPQISSLRPMAPVVSMVQTTAVLSRSVSAAGCLGPSTTPATSCVPQSYRNALGNHVAPGSSHPKFSSSVAYSQPPALVPAPVYIPRSSERMDPNSVQPGFPFGMVIRDSLPNAPGWMESSQRDATTSMHSIPSSLLEIENLDLSTDFPGCTTGRQTQGVFADEFPHLDIINDLLDEEHNVGRVARSATRFHSLGLLNRHVSSPSNLGMLGETVSSCGFEQAWSYWNNGFQQGYRNSLGNHCDTSREYIPQPSPLPNADGLIDGLTPTHWPMASLGMRNADAVSYPFYGREYSNLVCGVNGYSVFRPSDGL, encoded by the exons ATGACTGGGATTGTAAGTGAGGAGTCTGGAGGGGATAGGTCGGTGGAGGGGATTTCAAATGGGCAGTGTTTTCAATCAGGGGAAGCATTGGCAGAATGGCGGTCTTCCGAGCAGGTGGAAAATGGAACACCTTCAACCTCACCCCCTTATTGGGACTCTGACGATGATTATGATAGTG GGCTGAAGCCTTCTGAATTATATGGGAAGTATACATGGAAGATAGAGAAATTTTCGCAGATTAACAAAAGAGAACTTCGCAGTAATGCATTTGAAATTGGTGGCTACAAGTG GTACATTTTAATTTATCCACAAGGTTGTGATGTTTGCAATCATCTCTCATTGTTTCTCTGTGTTGCAAATCACGACAAACTTCTTCCAGGTTTGATATTATCACTAAATTTCAATTTCGATTCACTATCATATTGTATTCTGTTATTGGACTTATATGGTTCCTCTCTCTACTCCAAGACAGGTTGGAGTCATTTTGCACAGTTTACAATAGCTGTTGTGAATAAAGAtccaaagaaatcaaaatattcaG ATACTTTACatcgattttggaagaaagagCATGACTGGGGATGGAAAAAGTTTATGGAGCTCTCAAAACTTTATGATGGATTTATAGAATCTGACACACTAATCATAAAAGCTCAAGTTCAAGTGGTTAG GGAGAAAGTAGACCGCCCTTTTCGTTGCCTTGATCGTCAATATAGGAGAGAACTTGTTAGAGTATATTTGACAAATGTAGAGCAAATATGTTGCCGTTTTTTGGATGACAGACGAAACAAACTGGGGAGCTTGATAGAAGACAAAGCTACGTGGTCAAG CTTTTGTGCATTTTGGTTTGGGATAGACCAAAGTACCAGATGCCGAATGTCTAGGGAGAAAACAGATGTGATTTTGAAAGTAGTTGTGAAGCACTTTTTTATAGAGAAGGAGGTGACATCTACTTTGGTAATGGATTCGCTATATAGTGGGTTGAAGGCTCTCGAAGTCCAGAGTAAAGGCAACAAAACAAAGTCAAAATTATTGGATGCTGAAGAAATGCCAGCTCCAATTGTTCATGTTGAAAAAGATATGTTTGTATTAGTGGATGATGTGCTAGTTCTTCTAGAAAGGGCCGCTGCTTTAGAACCATTACCACCGAAAGATGAGAAAGGTCCCCAAAACCGATCAAAG GATGGGAATTCTGGAGGGGATTTCAACAAAGATTCAATTGAGCGTGATGAAAGGCGCCTTACAGAATTGGGCCGCAGGACAGTGGAAATATTTATTCTCTCTCATATTTTCAG CAACAAAATAGAAGTTGCCTACCAGGAAGCTGTTGCTTGGAAGAGGCAAGAAGAGCTCATCCGGGAAGAAGCTGCATGGCTGGCTGAAAGCGAGCAGAAGGCTAAACGAGGAGCATCTGAGAAAGAGAAAAAATCTAAGAAAAAACAG GCTAAGCAAAAACGAAATAATCGAAAAAGCAAAGATAAAGGGAGGGAGGAAAAGGCTTTTGTGGCAGCGAAGGAGAAACACCAGGAAGATAACCGAGACAATGAAAAGGATGCCTCTATGATGGTGGAGGTGCGGCTGGTGCCTGAAAAATCTTATCTTCCAGATGATGTTTCCGATGTTTCTGAAGCTGTTGATTGTGGCATTGAAGCTCTTCAGCCTGATTCAGAAGACAGATGTGCTAGTCCTGTTGGTTGGGATACAGATACATCCGAAGTTCACCCTCCCACAGAAGCTAGTAGCAGTGGAATAAGTAGCTTatcatgtatgcaaaatgaagTAGCTGATAAAAGGAGCCCATCTACGATGGATGATAGTTCCTCAACATGTTCGACAGATTCGGTACCATCAGTGGTAACAAATGTCTCCTATAAAGGCAACTTATATTCAAACAACCAAAATAAGAAATCACCTAGCAG GGGAAAGAACCAGCGAAGTAAAACGTCAAGTGATGATGGTAGTTGGACCACAGAAACTGATAATCAGCCGCCTTCCCCTGCATTAGATGGAGGGGATTGTAATGATGCTTCTGAAAGCAGCAAGGCAGGTGAATCCGAGTCCGAGGCTGCTCTTTCCTCCTCGCTGGATCAGACTACGTGGGATGACCAGGATTCTCTTAAGAAG GAAGTTATTTTGCTGCAAAAGAAACCAAGCACCCACGATCCGGTTGATTTAGAAAGGCCTAAGGTGAAGACAGTTGCTATACCATCCTCTCCGAGAAATCTGCTACCTACTGCTAAGTTTAGGTCAGATTACAGTATTGCTGGCAGTGTAGGTTCTGTGCTAGTTAGGAAGGCATCGTCAAATGACCTGCGGCAGAGTGATCAACCTGCATCTTCGAAAACATCGAtccaaatgactagtataccaaAATCCGAGATTCAAAAGGCTGCAACTTCAAAACCAGCTGAAAATCCTGTGACCCCACAAGTGCCTGTGATGTCAAGTCCCTCTAGTGCTCCTCAAATTTCTAGTCTTAGGCCAATGGCTCCTGTTGTTTCTATGGTTCAAACAACTGCAGTTCTTTCCCGTTCTGTTAGCGCAGCTGGCTGTTTAGGTCCCAGCACAACCCCAGCTACAAGTTGTGTTCCTCAATCTTACAGAAATGCCTTGGGTAACCATGTTGCTCCTGGTTCTAGTCATCCTAAATTCTCTAGCTCAGTAGCATACTCACAACCACCAGCCTTGGTACCTGCACCAGTGTATATACCCCGGAGCTCAGAGAGAATGGACCCAAATTCTGTGCAACCAGGCTTTCCATTTGGCATGGTAATTCGGGATAGCCTGCCAAATGCACCCGGGTGGATGGAGAGTTCTCAAAGGGATGCCACTACAAGTATGCACTCTATTCCTTCTTCATTGCTTGAGATTGAAAATCTTGACTTGTCTACTGATTTTCCAGGCTGTACAACCGGACGTCAGACCCAAGGTGTCTTTGCCGACGAGTTCCCCCATCTCGATATCATCAATGACTTGCTTGACGAGGAACACAATGTGGGGAGGGTAGCCAGGTCAGCAACACGCTTCCATTCTCTTGGTTTATTAAACCGTCATGTTTCGTCTCCATCCAATTTGGGCATGTTGGGTGAGACAGTATCCTCATGCGGGTTTGAACAAGCATGGAGTTACTGGAACAATGGGTTCCAACAAGGTTACAGAAATTCCTTGGGAAACCATTGCGATACATCGAGGGAATATATTCCACAACCTAGCCCCCTACCTAATGCCGATGGACTAATTGATGGATTGACCCCAACACATTGGCCAATGGCTTCACTTGGCATGAGGAATGCTGATGCAGTCAGTTATCCATTCTACGGTCGAGAGTATTCTAATCTGGTCTGTGGTGTCAACGGCTATTCAGTATTCCGACCATCCGATGGACTCTAA